One Helianthus annuus cultivar XRQ/B chromosome 12, HanXRQr2.0-SUNRISE, whole genome shotgun sequence genomic region harbors:
- the LOC110893173 gene encoding uncharacterized protein LOC110893173 gives MESKLHPALTVSNIKTHVPILLEKDSTHYTTWKTLFKVHCQIYEVLDHLSPKQPAPKTAAEPSDAAASAKDEVAARAAETLWTQLDVVVLQWIYATISAPLLHIILQPGQTAHDAWSAVEHEFNDNKNTRAIFLGQEFANLSLENFSNMADYCQHAKHLAE, from the coding sequence ATGGAGTCCAAACTTCATCCGGCTCTCACCGTCTCTAACATCAAAACACATGTTCCAATTCTTTTGGAGAAAGATTCAACACACTATACCACCTGGAAAACTCTATTCAAGGTGCACTGTCAGATTTACGAAGTGCTCGACCACTTGTCTCCCAAACAGCCCGCTCCAAAAACTGCAGCCGAACCTTCTGATGCAGCCGCTTCCGCCAAGGATGAAGTCGCCGCCCGTGCGGCTGAAACTTTATGGACACAGCTAGACGTTGTGGTTCTCCAGTGGATCTACGCCACCATCTCTGCGCCTCTTCTTCACATAATCTTACAACCAGGTCAGACCGCTCATGATGCTTGGTCAGCCGTTGAACACGAATTTAATGATAACAAAAATACTCGAGCCATCTTTCTCGGCCAAGAGTTTGCTAACCTGTCACTTGAAAATTTCTCCAACATGGCTGATTATTGTCAGCATGCGAAGCACCTTGCCGAATAA